The proteins below are encoded in one region of Aquisphaera giovannonii:
- a CDS encoding trehalose-phosphatase, with protein MLMQLPGVEHPEASTKIAEASSLVLFLELDEVLEDAGAWSEQEPRTLIEDLASREGVLVCLLGSRSLAEMKGLVENPRLVYVADRGMEVEGPAFHFVHPEAVQCRSAIEAVGQRLMGLPLLYPEIAIESRTLALAIDASRCPGDAAEEIANIVAALVPETHADLKASRHHARFEIRPRVSWGFREAMEWVYGRLKGTDAAIVAVGGEEVANAVAGSIHLGGEQRDGAGRPGGLVDVPGLLSWLLERWQERLDSMASSWGPHRARPSLALKETTPILNVRLRRAAMDRRRAANG; from the coding sequence ATGTTGATGCAGCTCCCAGGCGTCGAACACCCCGAAGCGAGCACGAAGATCGCGGAAGCCTCCAGCCTGGTGCTCTTCCTCGAGCTGGACGAGGTCCTCGAGGATGCCGGCGCATGGTCGGAGCAGGAGCCGCGGACGCTCATCGAGGACCTCGCCTCGCGGGAAGGGGTCCTCGTGTGCCTCCTCGGCTCGAGATCGCTCGCCGAGATGAAGGGCCTCGTCGAGAACCCCAGGCTGGTCTACGTGGCCGACCGTGGGATGGAGGTCGAAGGCCCCGCCTTCCACTTCGTCCATCCCGAGGCGGTGCAGTGCCGCTCGGCGATCGAGGCGGTGGGGCAGCGGCTGATGGGGCTGCCCCTCCTCTATCCGGAGATCGCCATCGAGTCCCGCACCCTGGCCCTGGCGATCGACGCGTCCCGATGCCCGGGGGACGCGGCCGAGGAGATCGCCAACATCGTCGCGGCCCTCGTCCCCGAGACCCACGCCGACCTGAAGGCGAGCCGGCATCACGCACGCTTCGAGATCCGCCCGCGCGTCTCCTGGGGCTTCCGGGAGGCGATGGAGTGGGTCTACGGACGCCTCAAGGGCACGGACGCCGCCATCGTCGCCGTCGGCGGCGAGGAGGTCGCGAACGCCGTCGCCGGGTCGATCCACCTCGGGGGCGAGCAGCGGGACGGGGCCGGACGACCCGGAGGCCTCGTCGACGTCCCCGGGCTGCTCTCCTGGCTGCTCGAGCGGTGGCAGGAGCGTCTCGATTCCATGGCCTCGTCGTGGGGCCCCCATCGGGCGCGGCCCTCGCTGGCCCTGAAGGAAACGACGCCCATCCTCAACGTCCGGCTCCGCAGGGCCGCGATGGACCGGAGGCGGGCCGCGAACGGATGA
- the cls gene encoding cardiolipin synthase, which produces MVRRFFEWPDNWLLPEFATHIGFFLGLIFLAHLIRQRRSPASTMAWLLVILFLPYLGVPLYLMLGGRKMSRMARRKPRVYERAGLQNPRSIEGHQGTERFLMSYGVPPAREGNRVELLTRGEDAFRRLVELIDSATSSIHITTYILGRGRVGRELVEHLARRAAGGVSVRLLLDSVGSRRVRRRDLARLLESGARVAYFMPVLHVPFRGRANLRNHRKIVVVDGRIALTGGMNFAWPYMGPGPDDGLWRDLSAVIVGPSVADLDALFFSDWEFATGEDLRKMPPDGEDGERAGPAPPPVAGIAGASSTVQVVASGPDVQDDPLYETLVSLIFAASKRIWIVTPYFVPDEMLVRSLNLAARRGVDIRLIVPKRSNHLSTDLARESYLRELHESGGKVYLHQPVMMHAKAVLFDDNLAVIGSANMDNRSLFLNYEVALFLYSRECVADLAEWALRLQFDSERELPQPGWLRELAESVVRLLSPLL; this is translated from the coding sequence GTGGTGCGACGTTTCTTCGAGTGGCCCGACAACTGGCTGCTGCCCGAATTCGCGACGCACATCGGATTCTTCCTGGGGCTCATCTTCCTGGCCCATCTGATCCGCCAGCGGCGGTCCCCCGCCAGCACGATGGCCTGGCTGCTGGTCATCCTCTTCCTCCCCTATCTGGGGGTCCCGCTCTACCTGATGCTGGGCGGCCGCAAGATGAGCCGCATGGCCAGGCGCAAGCCGCGCGTGTACGAACGCGCCGGCCTGCAGAACCCTCGCAGCATCGAGGGGCACCAGGGGACCGAGCGCTTCCTCATGTCATACGGAGTGCCGCCCGCCCGGGAGGGCAACCGCGTCGAGTTGCTGACGCGCGGGGAGGATGCCTTCCGGCGACTGGTGGAGTTGATCGACTCGGCGACCTCCTCGATCCACATCACGACCTACATCCTCGGCCGTGGCCGGGTCGGGCGCGAACTGGTCGAGCACCTCGCGAGGCGGGCCGCGGGAGGAGTCTCGGTCCGGCTGCTGCTGGACAGCGTCGGCTCACGCCGAGTCCGCAGGCGCGACCTTGCGAGGCTGCTGGAGAGCGGCGCCCGGGTGGCCTATTTCATGCCCGTCTTGCACGTCCCTTTTCGCGGCCGCGCGAACCTCCGCAATCATCGCAAGATCGTCGTCGTGGACGGCCGGATCGCGCTGACGGGGGGGATGAACTTCGCGTGGCCGTACATGGGGCCCGGCCCCGACGATGGCCTTTGGCGCGACCTCTCCGCGGTCATCGTCGGGCCCTCCGTCGCCGACCTGGACGCCCTCTTCTTCTCCGACTGGGAATTCGCCACGGGGGAGGACTTGCGCAAGATGCCCCCCGACGGCGAGGACGGCGAGCGGGCCGGCCCCGCCCCGCCCCCCGTGGCCGGCATCGCCGGCGCGTCGAGCACCGTCCAGGTCGTCGCCAGCGGCCCGGACGTGCAGGACGACCCTCTGTATGAGACGCTCGTGTCGCTCATCTTCGCGGCATCGAAGAGGATATGGATCGTCACGCCCTACTTCGTCCCCGACGAGATGCTCGTCCGGTCGCTCAACCTCGCGGCGCGGAGGGGCGTGGACATCCGGCTCATCGTCCCCAAGCGGTCCAACCACCTATCGACCGACCTGGCACGCGAGAGCTACCTGCGCGAGCTGCACGAGTCCGGGGGCAAGGTCTACCTGCACCAGCCGGTCATGATGCACGCGAAGGCCGTCCTCTTCGACGACAACCTCGCGGTGATCGGGTCGGCCAACATGGACAACCGCAGCCTGTTCCTGAACTACGAGGTCGCCCTCTTCCTCTACTCGAGGGAGTGCGTCGCCGACCTCGCGGAGTGGGCGCTCCGACTCCAGTTCGACTCGGAGCGGGAGCTGCCGCAGCCGGGATGGCTGCGGGAGCTTGCGGAGAGCGTCGTCCGGCTCCTGTCCCCGCTCCTCTGA